One Thiocapsa bogorovii DNA segment encodes these proteins:
- the chrA gene encoding chromate efflux transporter, whose amino-acid sequence MATDQIDQQQEEGTGGLGEVFRAFLKLGLTSFGGPIAHLGYFRDELVVRRRWLTEAAYADLIALCQFLPGPASSQVGFALGYLRGGLAGALLAWAAFTLPSAVLLLAFAFGADAFGGPIGQDVIHGLKLVAVAIVAQAVWGMARTLAPDRERATIALAAVLVVVFVPTAFGQIAAIGAGAVAGTLRCRRVDRNAAGHLPVSISRRAGMVLLALFLLLLLGLPAIAALWSLPELALFEVFYRAGALVFGGGHVVLPLLEMRLVEPGWVSADAFLAGYGAAQAVPGPLFTFAVYLGAIAEPGSNGILGAAIALLGIFLPGMLLLMGVLPFWDRLRHYEGARAAMAGTNAAVVGILGAALYQPVWTGAVSSPSDFAVALTAFILLTAWKAPPWLVVVVTLLAAVALGLVSQPV is encoded by the coding sequence ATGGCCACGGACCAGATCGATCAGCAACAAGAAGAAGGGACCGGTGGCCTGGGCGAGGTCTTCCGCGCCTTTCTCAAGCTCGGGCTGACCTCCTTCGGCGGTCCGATCGCTCACCTCGGCTACTTTCGCGACGAGCTGGTGGTGCGCCGGCGCTGGCTGACCGAGGCGGCCTATGCGGACCTGATCGCGCTGTGTCAGTTCCTGCCGGGGCCGGCGAGCAGCCAGGTCGGCTTCGCGCTGGGGTACTTGCGCGGCGGCTTGGCCGGCGCGCTGCTGGCTTGGGCGGCGTTTACGCTGCCGTCGGCCGTGTTGCTGCTGGCGTTCGCGTTCGGTGCCGATGCCTTCGGTGGCCCGATCGGGCAGGACGTGATCCATGGTCTCAAGCTGGTGGCGGTGGCGATCGTCGCCCAGGCGGTCTGGGGAATGGCGCGCACGCTGGCGCCCGACCGGGAACGGGCGACGATCGCGCTCGCCGCCGTGCTGGTCGTCGTGTTCGTTCCGACCGCGTTCGGACAGATCGCCGCGATCGGCGCCGGGGCAGTCGCGGGGACTCTCCGGTGTCGCCGGGTCGATCGGAATGCTGCCGGGCACCTGCCCGTTTCGATCTCCCGGCGCGCCGGGATGGTGCTCCTCGCATTGTTCTTGCTGTTATTGCTCGGACTGCCCGCGATCGCCGCCTTGTGGTCCCTGCCGGAGCTCGCGCTGTTCGAGGTCTTCTATCGGGCCGGCGCCCTGGTCTTCGGCGGCGGGCACGTGGTCCTGCCCCTGCTTGAGATGCGGCTGGTCGAGCCCGGCTGGGTGAGCGCCGACGCCTTCCTCGCCGGCTACGGCGCGGCGCAGGCCGTGCCCGGTCCGCTGTTTACCTTTGCCGTCTACCTCGGTGCGATCGCGGAGCCTGGATCGAACGGGATCCTTGGCGCGGCCATTGCCTTACTCGGCATCTTTCTGCCGGGCATGCTCTTATTGATGGGCGTGCTGCCGTTCTGGGACAGGCTGCGTCACTACGAAGGTGCCCGCGCCGCCATGGCCGGCACCAACGCCGCGGTCGTCGGTATCTTGGGTGCAGCGCTCTACCAGCCGGTGTGGACCGGCGCGGTGTCGTCGCCCTCGGATTTCGCCGTCGCGTTGACCGCCTTCATCCTGCTCACGGCATGGAAGGCGCCGCCCTGGCTGGTGGTCGTGGTCACGCTTCTCGCCGCGGTGGCGCTCGGCCTCGTCTCCCAGCCCGTCTGA
- a CDS encoding MAPEG family protein gives MTTTIYASLSEFLIVWLSLNVIKVRRTKQVSVGDGGDAELKTAMAAQSNALE, from the coding sequence GTGACAACAACAATATATGCGTCGCTTTCGGAATTCCTGATCGTCTGGCTATCTCTAAATGTGATCAAGGTGAGGCGGACAAAGCAAGTAAGCGTAGGTGATGGCGGCGATGCTGAATTGAAGACTGCGATGGCAGCGCAGTCGAATGCGCTGGAATAG
- a CDS encoding FRG domain-containing protein → MEETRVESWNDLQEALFAEAWIPELGRYRSRYAFRGLSDRGYRLETTLFRLGGDYAGLERHLLRNFRKYAHRRVVERDSVWHWLSVAQHYGLPTRLMDWTYSPFAALHFATANIEEFDRDGAIWGANYLRTHELVPERLAERLAREGANVFTVEMLSETVKGPWRSWTRSARDPSRCSSSRPPSTIASSISSPSSR, encoded by the coding sequence ATGGAAGAGACCCGAGTCGAGAGCTGGAACGACCTCCAGGAAGCGTTGTTCGCCGAGGCCTGGATCCCGGAACTTGGACGCTACCGCTCCCGGTACGCCTTCCGCGGGCTGTCCGACCGCGGCTATCGACTGGAAACCACGCTTTTCCGGCTGGGCGGCGATTATGCGGGCCTGGAGCGCCATCTGCTGCGCAATTTTCGCAAGTATGCCCATCGTCGCGTCGTGGAGCGGGACTCGGTCTGGCACTGGCTGTCCGTGGCGCAGCACTACGGCCTGCCGACACGGCTCATGGATTGGACCTACTCGCCCTTCGCCGCACTGCATTTCGCCACCGCCAACATCGAGGAATTTGACCGCGACGGCGCAATCTGGGGCGCCAACTACCTGCGGACCCACGAGTTGGTGCCCGAGCGGCTGGCAGAGCGCCTGGCGCGAGAGGGTGCCAACGTCTTCACCGTCGAGATGCTGTCGGAGACAGTCAAGGGTCCTTGGAGGAGCTGGACGCGCTCTGCCCGCGACCCTTCGCGCTGTTCTTCGAGCCGCCCTCCATCGACGATCGCATCGTCAATCAGTTCGCCTTCTTCTCGGTGA
- a CDS encoding alkaline phosphatase D family protein has translation MTASGKSLPLVLAGPMLRRSSPQRLVLWLAVREPVRARITIGPDEGQPLDRVLAPGQAGWRCLTAGAHLHYLLIDLRFDEPLPRDLWISYVVQLQSLTAPEGRWSDCADLAPDLCYPGKTSLGFVLPSRIGSLLHGSCRKPHHTGGDGLVEADRLLNRCLGRGSLPAGREAAETGPADELPTWPSALVLTGDQVYADDVAGPMLHAIHQVVAMLGLPDEPLAGCDLTWLDSAQTLYRHPAGFYRRETLLPRHKRNYALIEVLFGGVEKPVFTTNSAHNHLITLGEALAMYLLVWSPALWPLIDLDPPPELDVASRFLYRTERLAIEEFVAGLPKVRRLFAHVPTAMIFDDHDITDDWNLSREWEEVAYGHPFSKRVIGNALFGYLLNQAWGNSPDAFDEELLDQVQAGLDSPGGKPHDDLIDRLLRFDHWHYSWPTTPPLVVVDTRTHRWRSESAARKPSGLMDWEALTDLQQTLRGQPAVLLVSPTPIFGVKLIETIQRIFTWFGQPLLVDAENWMAHPGAAHAILNIFRHPKTPRHFVVLSGDVHYSFVYDVELRGRVRGPDIWQICSSAIRNEFPSQLLDVLDRANRWLYSPRSPLNWLTRRRHMRVIPRKPEGTPQGRRLLNGSGIGLVELDEEGVPWRIRALLTDGRMIAFSRREAESRWD, from the coding sequence ATGACAGCGTCCGGAAAGTCATTGCCGCTGGTTCTTGCCGGCCCGATGCTGCGCCGGTCCTCGCCGCAGCGGCTGGTTCTCTGGCTGGCCGTTCGCGAGCCGGTCCGCGCGCGGATCACGATTGGTCCCGACGAGGGTCAACCGCTTGACCGGGTGCTCGCACCCGGCCAGGCGGGCTGGCGATGTCTGACGGCCGGTGCGCATTTGCACTACCTGTTGATCGATCTACGGTTCGACGAGCCGTTGCCGCGGGATCTCTGGATCAGCTACGTGGTGCAACTACAATCCCTGACGGCACCCGAGGGCCGCTGGTCGGACTGCGCCGATCTGGCCCCCGACCTCTGCTATCCGGGAAAGACCTCGCTCGGTTTCGTGCTGCCGTCGCGGATCGGTAGCCTTCTGCACGGGTCGTGCCGTAAGCCGCACCACACCGGGGGCGACGGTCTGGTCGAGGCCGATCGGCTGCTGAACCGCTGCCTCGGGCGGGGCTCTCTGCCGGCTGGGCGGGAAGCCGCGGAGACGGGGCCCGCGGACGAGCTGCCGACTTGGCCTTCGGCCTTGGTGCTGACCGGGGATCAGGTTTATGCGGACGATGTCGCCGGTCCGATGCTGCATGCGATCCACCAAGTGGTCGCGATGCTGGGGCTGCCCGACGAGCCATTGGCCGGCTGCGACCTGACCTGGCTGGACAGTGCACAGACCCTCTACCGTCACCCGGCCGGTTTCTACCGGCGCGAGACGCTGCTGCCGCGCCACAAGCGCAACTACGCCCTGATCGAGGTGCTGTTCGGCGGGGTCGAGAAACCGGTCTTCACGACCAACAGCGCGCACAATCACCTGATCACGCTCGGGGAGGCGCTGGCGATGTACCTTCTGGTCTGGTCACCGGCGCTGTGGCCGCTGATCGACCTGGATCCGCCGCCCGAGTTGGATGTCGCCTCCCGGTTCCTGTACCGGACCGAACGCCTGGCGATCGAAGAGTTCGTCGCCGGGCTGCCGAAGGTCCGCCGACTTTTCGCACATGTGCCGACGGCGATGATCTTCGACGATCACGACATCACCGACGACTGGAACCTGAGCCGCGAATGGGAGGAAGTGGCCTATGGCCATCCGTTCTCCAAGCGGGTGATCGGCAACGCCCTGTTCGGCTACCTGCTCAACCAGGCGTGGGGTAACAGCCCGGATGCCTTCGACGAAGAACTCCTTGACCAGGTCCAGGCGGGTCTCGACTCACCCGGCGGCAAGCCGCACGACGACCTGATCGACCGCCTGCTGCGCTTCGATCACTGGCACTACAGCTGGCCGACCACGCCGCCGCTGGTGGTCGTCGACACCCGGACCCACCGCTGGCGCTCGGAATCGGCGGCCCGCAAACCCTCCGGGCTGATGGATTGGGAGGCCCTGACCGACCTGCAGCAGACGCTGCGAGGGCAGCCGGCCGTGCTGCTTGTCTCGCCAACACCGATCTTCGGCGTCAAGCTGATCGAGACCATACAGCGGATCTTCACCTGGTTCGGTCAACCGTTGTTGGTGGATGCCGAGAACTGGATGGCCCATCCGGGAGCCGCACACGCGATCCTCAACATCTTCCGCCACCCGAAGACCCCGCGGCACTTCGTGGTCCTCTCGGGCGATGTCCACTATTCTTTCGTCTACGACGTCGAGCTGCGCGGTCGGGTGCGTGGGCCGGACATCTGGCAGATCTGCAGCAGCGCGATACGCAACGAGTTTCCGTCGCAACTGCTGGATGTGCTCGACCGTGCCAACCGATGGCTTTATTCGCCGCGCTCGCCGTTGAATTGGCTGACGCGGCGGCGGCACATGCGTGTCATTCCGCGCAAACCCGAGGGCACCCCTCAAGGCCGCCGCCTACTCAATGGCAGCGGTATCGGCCTGGTCGAGCTCGACGAGGAGGGGGTACCATGGCGCATCCGCGCGCTGTTGACCGACGGGCGGATGATTGCATTTTCCCGGCGGGAGGCCGAGTCACGCTGGGATTGA
- a CDS encoding DUF6635 family protein, whose translation MTERVTDTHLPPDRYFAACRRRIPAFVESNYGWPGALALNRRAWGIDVLVAPINFLMGFPNFLLRVLALLLELMRARRAARWLLRCHLGFPTKVQEALTRRIMEDLLALPTRPGEVSDPFLRRVAAAAKEPITIYVQTRNVAADITAGTLAAIVGVVAFSQFTPGSISAGAAIARAVAREQAISEFALGEVAGRLFYAMFPVHPSPTLVVVTLLVVTVAIAVVAAFSGFLHDPLQARCGIHARRLTQLTEAIEAAMSPAAAKAYRPKDVFVGRIYDVVDWLKGWLSFW comes from the coding sequence GTGACAGAGCGCGTAACCGACACGCATCTCCCACCGGACCGATATTTTGCCGCCTGCAGGCGGAGGATCCCGGCGTTCGTGGAGTCCAACTACGGTTGGCCGGGCGCTCTGGCATTAAACCGGCGCGCATGGGGCATCGACGTGCTGGTCGCGCCGATCAATTTCCTGATGGGATTCCCCAACTTCCTCCTGCGTGTGCTCGCACTCCTGCTGGAACTGATGCGCGCCCGCCGGGCCGCGCGTTGGCTGTTGCGGTGCCATCTCGGTTTTCCGACGAAGGTTCAGGAGGCGTTGACACGCAGGATCATGGAGGACCTGCTGGCGCTGCCGACCCGCCCGGGGGAGGTATCGGATCCCTTTCTCCGCCGTGTTGCCGCTGCGGCAAAGGAACCGATTACGATCTATGTGCAGACCCGCAACGTGGCCGCCGACATAACGGCCGGGACGCTCGCGGCGATCGTGGGGGTTGTCGCGTTTAGTCAGTTCACGCCGGGCTCGATCTCCGCCGGTGCAGCGATTGCGCGGGCGGTCGCCCGGGAACAGGCGATATCCGAGTTCGCTCTCGGCGAGGTGGCCGGGCGCCTTTTCTACGCGATGTTCCCGGTTCATCCATCACCGACGCTCGTCGTCGTCACCCTGCTCGTCGTGACGGTCGCAATTGCCGTCGTCGCCGCTTTTTCGGGCTTTCTGCACGACCCCTTGCAGGCGCGTTGCGGTATCCACGCACGTCGTCTCACCCAGTTGACCGAGGCCATCGAGGCAGCCATGAGCCCAGCGGCCGCGAAGGCCTATCGACCGAAAGATGTCTTCGTTGGACGGATTTACGACGTTGTCGACTGGCTGAAGGGATGGCTGTCGTTCTGGTGA
- a CDS encoding carbonic anhydrase family protein codes for MTHRLFSTALVLLLLVAGIALATDLPSDRPYVTFNAAKQDAMTPEMAIDKLKAGNRRFVDGTMHNRDLSAQAQRTASAQYPFAVILSCLDSRSAPEIIFDQGLGDLFVARVAGNVISDDMLGSFEFATKVSGSKVIVVMGHSACGAVMGACDGVELGHLTGLLAKIMPAVDATPVSADAQRNASNADFVEAVTAANTKLQVAEILRQSPILKALVDQGEIKVVPAMHNLSTGEVEFL; via the coding sequence ATGACACACCGATTGTTCTCGACTGCATTGGTCTTGTTGCTCCTGGTCGCTGGGATCGCGCTGGCGACGGACTTACCCTCTGATCGCCCCTACGTGACCTTTAATGCAGCGAAGCAAGATGCGATGACGCCGGAGATGGCGATCGACAAGCTGAAGGCAGGTAATCGCCGGTTCGTTGACGGAACCATGCACAACCGAGATCTCTCCGCCCAAGCGCAGCGCACGGCGTCTGCTCAGTATCCGTTTGCCGTGATCCTCTCGTGCCTCGACTCGCGTTCGGCGCCGGAGATCATCTTCGATCAAGGCCTTGGCGATCTCTTTGTCGCGCGGGTGGCCGGCAACGTGATCAGCGACGACATGCTCGGAAGTTTCGAGTTTGCGACCAAGGTCTCGGGTTCCAAGGTGATCGTGGTGATGGGTCACAGCGCTTGCGGGGCCGTGATGGGTGCCTGCGATGGCGTCGAGCTGGGCCATCTCACCGGGTTGTTGGCCAAGATCATGCCTGCCGTGGATGCGACACCGGTCTCCGCTGATGCGCAACGCAACGCGAGCAATGCCGACTTCGTCGAGGCCGTCACGGCGGCCAACACCAAGCTACAGGTCGCCGAGATCCTGCGCCAGAGCCCGATCCTCAAGGCTTTAGTCGATCAAGGCGAGATCAAGGTGGTGCCGGCGATGCACAATCTCAGCACGGGTGAGGTCGAGTTTCTCTGA
- a CDS encoding DUF3530 family protein gives MTKTPTTLPTLSILLALVVASPSGPVYADTAAAPIQTTGSDLGKELRWREQIVDSLMDGEAVDLEAGEASFLGLYTEAEEDSGRGAIIVHGIGVHPNWPQVVYPLRTALPRDGWSTLAIQMPVLANEATGADYAPLIAESAPRLAAAVAYLKAQGAERIVIVAHSLGATMVNDALAARPDDVDAYVAIGMSSSGLQAGRDNVELVRRITIPMLDLFGQNDLPAVVSGARERAETAPANPGYHQVQIPGADHFFEGYEEPLIETVVQWLDQTVPTP, from the coding sequence ATGACGAAGACACCGACAACCCTGCCCACCCTGTCCATCTTGCTCGCCTTGGTCGTTGCGAGTCCGAGCGGACCTGTATATGCCGACACCGCCGCTGCGCCGATCCAAACGACCGGCTCGGATCTCGGCAAAGAGCTGCGTTGGCGCGAGCAGATCGTCGACAGCCTGATGGACGGCGAGGCCGTCGATCTCGAGGCCGGCGAGGCGAGCTTCCTTGGGCTTTATACCGAGGCCGAAGAGGACTCGGGCCGGGGTGCGATCATAGTGCACGGCATCGGCGTTCACCCCAACTGGCCACAGGTGGTCTATCCGCTGCGCACCGCGCTACCCAGGGACGGCTGGAGCACCCTCGCCATTCAGATGCCGGTCCTGGCAAACGAGGCGACCGGGGCCGATTACGCGCCGCTCATCGCCGAAAGTGCGCCACGCCTCGCTGCCGCCGTCGCCTACCTGAAGGCACAGGGCGCCGAGCGCATCGTCATCGTCGCGCACAGTCTCGGCGCCACCATGGTCAACGACGCTCTCGCCGCCCGTCCCGACGACGTCGATGCGTATGTGGCCATCGGCATGTCCAGCAGCGGACTTCAGGCCGGTCGCGACAACGTCGAACTGGTGCGCAGGATCACCATCCCGATGCTCGACCTGTTCGGCCAGAATGATCTGCCGGCGGTCGTCTCGGGGGCCCGGGAACGCGCCGAGACCGCCCCTGCGAACCCCGGTTATCATCAGGTGCAGATCCCCGGCGCGGACCATTTCTTCGAGGGATATGAAGAGCCCTTGATCGAGACCGTCGTTCAGTGGCTGGACCAGACGGTGCCGACCCCGTAA
- a CDS encoding plasmid stabilization protein produces MPAPRGYSRPEFHVPVTLQSAHAHRVVGRSLIRVARALYGIDVVLHAIGDARQMEEVEGLVDGLLGAFAERLDAEIARVEALKSANGIAAVPRYTNPSRVTFRISSPQLSQYANLIQALDRLTVGIDTLWLSGLFSNRQRADAVYTWRNELLSVGRRIVEIEARARDFARRQGKDAEIAAGDAAATSVVVMDEQGELAGDEEEVAT; encoded by the coding sequence ATGCCCGCCCCGAGAGGTTACAGCCGCCCCGAGTTCCATGTCCCCGTCACCCTGCAATCGGCACATGCCCACCGCGTCGTCGGCCGCAGCCTGATCCGTGTCGCGCGCGCCCTCTACGGGATCGACGTGGTGCTCCACGCGATCGGCGATGCCCGGCAAATGGAGGAGGTCGAGGGTCTGGTCGATGGCCTGCTCGGCGCCTTCGCCGAACGGTTGGATGCAGAAATCGCCCGCGTCGAGGCATTGAAGAGCGCCAACGGCATCGCCGCCGTGCCGCGCTACACCAATCCGAGCCGGGTCACCTTCCGCATCTCCTCGCCCCAGCTCTCCCAATACGCCAACCTGATCCAGGCGCTGGACCGCCTCACCGTCGGCATCGACACCCTCTGGCTGAGCGGTCTCTTCAGCAACCGCCAGCGCGCCGATGCGGTCTACACCTGGCGCAACGAGCTTCTCTCCGTGGGTCGACGCATCGTCGAGATCGAAGCGCGTGCCCGTGATTTTGCGCGCCGCCAAGGCAAGGATGCGGAGATCGCCGCCGGGGATGCCGCGGCCACATCCGTGGTGGTGATGGACGAGCAGGGCGAGTTGGCGGGAGACGAGGAGGAGGTTGCCACGTAA
- the bet gene encoding phage recombination protein Bet, with amino-acid sequence MATRRNSPTQALTTSLVPSRLPVAPTVLAEIGLDAGTWAVLADSIFPNAITPEGVILAVRYCQARGLDVMKRPVHVVSMWSTALGRYVETVWPGIAEVQITAARTGLWAGLDSPRFGPELTKTFTGTVKRDDKWTEVAVTVTFPEWAETTVYRMVNGVRCPFSEMVFWAETYARQGRAEVPNEMWQKRPKGQLLKCAKAASLRAAFPEEAGYTAEEMEGKAIEGHALVDAAVIEAEILTAQPTTIQPRVTPTVVDTASVDTARPSPVEETSVSETAPTDPAHRDAVIDAQVAKQVAMLVERACKVGAWGQAEDYARARFNGAHLAYALAELEQAAALSVVTRKEQTADAPVAEAA; translated from the coding sequence ATGGCTACACGCCGCAACAGCCCGACCCAAGCCTTGACCACCTCGCTCGTTCCGAGCCGCCTCCCGGTCGCCCCGACCGTCCTCGCCGAGATCGGCCTGGACGCCGGGACCTGGGCGGTGCTCGCCGACTCGATCTTCCCCAACGCCATAACACCCGAGGGCGTGATCCTCGCGGTGCGCTATTGCCAGGCGCGCGGCCTGGACGTGATGAAGCGCCCGGTGCATGTCGTCTCCATGTGGTCGACGGCCCTCGGACGTTATGTCGAAACGGTCTGGCCCGGCATCGCCGAGGTGCAGATCACGGCGGCGCGCACCGGCCTGTGGGCCGGGCTCGACTCGCCGCGTTTCGGACCGGAGCTGACCAAGACCTTCACCGGGACGGTCAAGCGCGACGACAAATGGACCGAGGTCGCCGTCACCGTGACCTTCCCCGAGTGGGCCGAGACGACGGTCTATCGGATGGTCAACGGCGTGCGCTGCCCCTTCTCCGAGATGGTCTTCTGGGCGGAGACCTATGCCCGACAAGGGCGCGCGGAAGTGCCGAACGAGATGTGGCAGAAGCGTCCGAAGGGACAACTGCTCAAATGCGCCAAAGCGGCGAGCCTGCGGGCGGCCTTTCCCGAGGAAGCCGGCTACACCGCCGAGGAGATGGAAGGCAAGGCCATCGAGGGCCATGCCCTCGTGGACGCCGCCGTGATCGAGGCCGAGATCCTCACCGCGCAACCGACCACGATCCAACCGCGGGTAACTCCGACAGTCGTCGACACCGCGTCGGTCGACACCGCGCGGCCAAGTCCCGTCGAGGAGACCTCCGTCTCCGAAACCGCCCCGACGGATCCCGCGCATCGGGATGCCGTCATCGACGCGCAGGTGGCCAAGCAGGTCGCCATGCTCGTGGAGCGCGCCTGCAAGGTCGGCGCCTGGGGTCAAGCCGAGGACTATGCCCGCGCCCGCTTCAACGGGGCGCATTTGGCCTACGCCCTCGCCGAGTTGGAGCAAGCGGCCGCGTTGTCGGTCGTCACGCGAAAAGAGCAGACCGCCGACGCGCCCGTCGCCGAGGCTGCCTAA
- a CDS encoding YqaJ viral recombinase family nuclease, with protein sequence MHVIDITQRTPDWHAWRNAGVSASDAAAVLGVSPYKTPWRLWAEKIGMLLPEDLSGNPIVRRGNALEDTARRGFEERHDTLLLPLCGESDTHPVIRASFDGLDDDGIPVELKVPHESTYLQVLEHGVASEAYRLYWHQVQCQIHVADAAEGWLVFHRAPGIAVDFRIPRDETFIRDTLVPRCLEFRKRVEKKHEPERDPERDLYTPSGMELATWTRLSGEYRMLAAEKAKLDAALKTLKSGLDGIESQLVALLGDFAMGESAGLRVLHYAVAGAIDYKAALADVAPAVDPMRLERYRRASSDRVRITTLKDGTASVPFSEAEVEALQDATETDMGFYF encoded by the coding sequence ATGCACGTCATCGACATCACCCAACGTACCCCCGACTGGCACGCCTGGCGTAACGCCGGGGTCTCGGCCTCCGATGCCGCAGCCGTTCTCGGCGTCTCGCCCTACAAGACGCCGTGGCGGCTTTGGGCGGAGAAGATCGGGATGCTGTTGCCCGAGGACCTGAGCGGCAATCCGATCGTACGACGCGGCAATGCGCTCGAAGACACCGCCCGCCGGGGTTTCGAGGAACGCCACGACACCCTGCTGCTGCCGCTCTGCGGCGAGTCCGACACCCATCCCGTCATCCGCGCGTCCTTCGACGGTCTGGACGACGACGGAATCCCGGTCGAGCTCAAGGTGCCGCACGAGAGCACCTATCTGCAGGTCCTGGAGCACGGGGTCGCCTCGGAGGCCTACCGCCTCTATTGGCATCAGGTCCAGTGCCAGATCCATGTCGCCGACGCCGCCGAAGGCTGGCTGGTGTTTCATCGGGCGCCGGGCATCGCGGTCGACTTCCGCATCCCGCGCGACGAGACCTTCATCCGGGACACCCTGGTGCCGCGCTGCCTGGAGTTTCGGAAGCGGGTCGAGAAAAAGCACGAGCCCGAGCGCGATCCCGAGCGGGATCTCTACACCCCGTCCGGCATGGAGCTGGCGACCTGGACGCGGCTGTCCGGGGAGTACCGCATGCTTGCCGCCGAGAAGGCCAAGCTCGACGCCGCGCTCAAGACCCTGAAGTCGGGTCTGGACGGCATCGAGTCGCAACTGGTCGCTCTGCTGGGCGACTTCGCGATGGGCGAGAGCGCCGGGCTGAGGGTCCTACACTACGCCGTGGCCGGAGCGATCGACTACAAGGCCGCCCTCGCGGACGTTGCACCCGCTGTCGATCCGATGCGCTTGGAGCGCTATCGCCGCGCGTCCTCCGACCGGGTCAGGATCACGACCCTGAAGGACGGCACGGCAAGCGTCCCGTTCAGTGAGGCCGAGGTCGAAGCGCTGCAGGACGCCACCGAGACCGACATGGGCTTTTACTTCTAG
- a CDS encoding AAA family ATPase, which yields MTASQRFDVATTFNVKARPGLEVLGFADDTHPHIPVRKPYVFRPELLRDVLAFLHEAGGDGLFLTGPTGSGKTSLILQIAARLAWPVQSVTCHGRMELAALVGQFVLVESCTRFVHGPLSTAARDGHLLVLNESDLMDPAELAGLNDILEGQPLVIAENGGEVIRPHPKFRVVATGNTAGDGDRSGLYQGVLRQNLAFMDRFRVVQVGYPEPDTEKDLIAAAVPKLPAEIIEKMILVAEEVRRLFLGADTESAELTVTMSTRTLVRWATLSLAFKGAPNVFAYALQQSLTARAEPEQREAIHRIAADVFGDYWGAKP from the coding sequence ATGACCGCCAGCCAACGTTTCGATGTCGCGACCACCTTCAACGTCAAGGCCCGTCCGGGTCTGGAAGTGCTCGGTTTCGCCGACGACACCCACCCGCACATCCCGGTGCGCAAGCCCTACGTCTTCAGACCCGAGCTGCTGCGCGACGTGCTGGCCTTCCTGCACGAGGCCGGCGGCGACGGCCTCTTCCTGACCGGCCCGACCGGGTCGGGCAAGACCAGCCTGATCCTGCAGATCGCCGCCCGGCTCGCCTGGCCGGTGCAGTCGGTGACCTGCCACGGGCGCATGGAGCTGGCGGCCCTGGTCGGCCAGTTCGTATTGGTCGAGAGTTGCACCCGCTTCGTTCACGGACCCCTGTCCACGGCGGCGCGCGACGGACACCTCCTGGTGCTCAACGAAAGCGACCTGATGGACCCGGCCGAGTTGGCGGGTCTGAACGACATCCTCGAGGGTCAGCCCCTGGTGATTGCCGAGAACGGCGGGGAGGTGATCCGTCCTCATCCGAAGTTCCGGGTCGTGGCGACCGGCAACACCGCCGGTGACGGCGACCGCTCGGGACTCTACCAAGGGGTGCTGCGACAGAACCTCGCCTTCATGGACCGCTTCCGGGTGGTGCAGGTCGGCTATCCGGAGCCCGACACCGAGAAGGATCTGATCGCCGCGGCGGTCCCGAAGCTGCCCGCGGAGATCATCGAGAAGATGATCCTCGTGGCCGAGGAGGTGCGGCGCCTGTTCCTGGGTGCCGACACCGAATCCGCGGAGCTGACCGTGACCATGAGCACTCGGACCCTGGTGCGCTGGGCCACCTTGAGCCTGGCGTTCAAAGGCGCACCGAACGTCTTCGCGTATGCCTTGCAGCAGTCCTTGACCGCCCGCGCGGAGCCGGAGCAACGCGAGGCGATCCACCGGATCGCCGCCGATGTCTTCGGCGACTACTGGGGTGCGAAACCATGA